A genomic stretch from Xiphophorus maculatus strain JP 163 A chromosome 16, X_maculatus-5.0-male, whole genome shotgun sequence includes:
- the LOC102232666 gene encoding forkhead box protein D2-like produces the protein MTLGLEGLVDMEDIVIDVVGEGLKDGGEEQLSLSEESRSEPERSAETSSSQTEDPACPPPAKTKSPASVKPPYSYIALITMAILQSPKKRLTLSEICDFISHRFVYYREKFPAWQNSIRHNLSLNDCFVKMPREPGNPGKGNYWTLDPNSSDMFENGSFLRRRKRFKRQHFRFDPLKEQHLEPSGLHCFTHGAYGLGAAALQLPGLEIYPFLHHHHTPSPCGPAAIPPVSSILPALSTFFSRSALTAKAFLQSQPGLDAFSPAQCAAYSPPLTSGAHYAAPGLFRPAASPQLLGLHQEYQKLQTQRSGADLAKHINANNE, from the coding sequence ATGACATTAGGTCTGGAAGGTCTTGTGGATATGGAGGATATCGTTATCGACGTGGTGGGGGAAGGACTGAAGGACGGCGGAGAGGAGCAGCTCTCGCTTTCAGAGGAGTCTCGGAGCGAGCCGGAGCGCAGCGCGGAGACTTCCAGCAGCCAGACGGAAGACCCGGCGTGTCCTCCTCCTGCTAAAACCAAGTCCCCCGCGTCCGTCAAGCCTCCATACTCGTACATCGCGCTGATAACCATGGCCATACTGCAGAGCCCGAAGAAACGCCTCACGCTCAGCGAGATATGCGACTTCATCAGCCACCGCTTCGTCTACTACCGGGAGAAATTCCCGGCCTGGCAGAACTCTATCCGACACAACCTGTCGCTGAACGATTGCTTCGTCAAGATGCCCAGAGAGCCCGGGAACCCGGGCAAAGGGAACTACTGGACGCTGGACCCCAACTCCTCCGACATGTTTGAGAACGGGAGCTTCCTGCGGCGGAGGAAGCGCTTCAAGCGGCAGCATTTTCGCTTCGACCCGCTGAAGGAGCAGCACCTGGAGCCGAGCGGGCTGCACTGCTTTACGCACGGCGCGTACGGCCTCGGCGCGGCGGCGCTGCAGCTGCCCGGTCTGGAGATCTACCCCTTCCTGCACCACCATCACACTCCGTCTCCGTGCGGCCCCGCCGCCATCCCACCTGTCAGCAGCATCCTGCCGGCTCTGTCCACCTTCTTCTCTCGCAGCGCCCTCACGGCCAAGGCCTTCCTGCAGTCGCAGCCGGGACTGGACGCCTTCTCCCCGGCGCAGTGCGCCGCGTATTCCCCTCCTCTGACCTCCGGCGCTCACTACGCGGCCCCCGGCCTCTTCCGCCCGGCAGCCTCCCCGCAGCTCCTCGGTTTGCACCAGGAGTACCAGAAACTACAGACTCAGCGGAGCGGCGCAGATCTAGCCAAACACATCAACGCTAATAACGAATAA